Proteins found in one Plodia interpunctella isolate USDA-ARS_2022_Savannah chromosome 24, ilPloInte3.2, whole genome shotgun sequence genomic segment:
- the LOC128680572 gene encoding facilitated trehalose transporter Tret1-like isoform X1, with translation MGEYIRLLLQNKQQLLITVCIYFGPLLYGYALGWSAPILMKLEDRERTPLSHDVSDTLIGFVPTALFIGQFFGPFMIINLSNSKGRKPCLLLSTAAMCIAYILLTSATHITTIIIGRIICGLGTSMANVLSSVYIGEIASTNIRGILLNGSGLFLTFGCLLVYSVGPFVPYYAVSLLGLVISLAQFVCIYYFVPESPIFHAMNGMEKEAADTLEKLNRREDIDLFLTRAKEQAKLDSHLKELFSVKCNRRAFFITTPLGVLLQLSGVIVVTFYATTIFDIAGSSIEPHIATILIGLTQFLSSAICPTFVELGGRKVLMMVSTSICSVSLAAFGVFFYLSWISHPVVDSIRWLPLLSLIVFFIGLDTGFGIIPMTLPGEMFSPSVRTIGTIIGFQTAIAFGLLLSAIFPYMLYDMGAHYTFWIFSFVCAFSCFYTAMFVPETKGKSLFEIQEILSR, from the exons ATGGGTGAATATATAAGATTATTGTTGCAAAATAAACAGCAATTGCTCATCACGGTGTGTA TATACTTCGGCCCGCTCCTATATGGCTATGCCCTGGGCTGGTCAGCACCCATCCTCATGAAACTAGAAGACAGGGAGCGGACGCCTTTGTCTCATGATGTTTCGGACACACTGATAGGTTTCGTACCAACTGCTTTATTCATTGGGCAATTTTTCG GGCCGTTCATGATTATTAACCTGTCAAACAGCAAAGGTCGTAAACCGTGTTTGCTCCTCAGTACTGCCGCCATGTGCATAGCCTACATCTTACTGACTTCAGCCACACATATAACGACTATCATAATAGGCAGGATTATATGTGGTCTTGGCACTTCTATGGCTAACGTATTGAGTTCAGTATACATTGGTGAAATTGC aTCTACAAATATTCGTGGTATACTTCTGAACGGATCTGGTTTATTCCTCACGTTTGGTTGTTTACTCGTCTACTCTGTGGGTCCTTTCGTGCCCTATTACGCCGTCTCTCTTCTAGGACTGGTCATTTCTTTGGCACAGTtcgtttgtatttattatttcgttcCTGAATCTCCTATATTTCATGCTATGAATG GAATGGAGAAAGAAGCAGCTGATACACTAGAAAAACTAAATAGACGTGAAGACATAGATCTCTTTTTAACTAGAGCTAAAGAACAAGCTAAGCTAGACTCACATCTTAAAGAGCTATTTTCTGTTAAATGCAATAGAAGAGCATTCTTTATAACTACGCCTTTAGGAGTCCTGCTACAGCTTAGTGGAGTAATAGTTGTTACATTTTATGCTACGACGATATTTGATATAGCAGGATCTAGTATAGAACCGCATATAGCTACAATATTAATTGGATTGACGCAGTTTCTGTCCAGTGCTATTTGTCCAACATTTGTTGAACTTGGTGGGAGGAAAGTGTTGATGATGGTTTCTACAAGCATATGCAGTGTAAGCTTG GCTGCTTTTGGAGTATTTTTCTACTTGAGCTGGATAAGTCACCCAGTCGTGGACAGCATACGTTGGCTGCCTTTGTTATCACTGATTGTGTTTTTCATTGGACTTGACACAG GTTTTGGCATAATTCCCATGACTCTTCCAGGAGAGATGTTCAGTCCAAGCGTGCGAACGATAGGCACAATCATCGGCTTCCAAACTGCAATAGCATTCGGCCTTCTCCTGTCAGCCATCTTCCCATATATGCTGTACGATATGGGAGCTCATTATACCTTCTGGATCTTCTCATTCGTCTGCGCTTTCAGTTGTTTTTACACCGCCATGTTTGTCCCTGAAACTAAGGGGAAGTCCCTGTTTGAGATTCAGGAGATATTAAGTCggtaa
- the LOC128680572 gene encoding facilitated trehalose transporter Tret1-like isoform X2: MKLEDRERTPLSHDVSDTLIGFVPTALFIGQFFGPFMIINLSNSKGRKPCLLLSTAAMCIAYILLTSATHITTIIIGRIICGLGTSMANVLSSVYIGEIASTNIRGILLNGSGLFLTFGCLLVYSVGPFVPYYAVSLLGLVISLAQFVCIYYFVPESPIFHAMNGMEKEAADTLEKLNRREDIDLFLTRAKEQAKLDSHLKELFSVKCNRRAFFITTPLGVLLQLSGVIVVTFYATTIFDIAGSSIEPHIATILIGLTQFLSSAICPTFVELGGRKVLMMVSTSICSVSLAAFGVFFYLSWISHPVVDSIRWLPLLSLIVFFIGLDTGFGIIPMTLPGEMFSPSVRTIGTIIGFQTAIAFGLLLSAIFPYMLYDMGAHYTFWIFSFVCAFSCFYTAMFVPETKGKSLFEIQEILSR; the protein is encoded by the exons ATGAAACTAGAAGACAGGGAGCGGACGCCTTTGTCTCATGATGTTTCGGACACACTGATAGGTTTCGTACCAACTGCTTTATTCATTGGGCAATTTTTCG GGCCGTTCATGATTATTAACCTGTCAAACAGCAAAGGTCGTAAACCGTGTTTGCTCCTCAGTACTGCCGCCATGTGCATAGCCTACATCTTACTGACTTCAGCCACACATATAACGACTATCATAATAGGCAGGATTATATGTGGTCTTGGCACTTCTATGGCTAACGTATTGAGTTCAGTATACATTGGTGAAATTGC aTCTACAAATATTCGTGGTATACTTCTGAACGGATCTGGTTTATTCCTCACGTTTGGTTGTTTACTCGTCTACTCTGTGGGTCCTTTCGTGCCCTATTACGCCGTCTCTCTTCTAGGACTGGTCATTTCTTTGGCACAGTtcgtttgtatttattatttcgttcCTGAATCTCCTATATTTCATGCTATGAATG GAATGGAGAAAGAAGCAGCTGATACACTAGAAAAACTAAATAGACGTGAAGACATAGATCTCTTTTTAACTAGAGCTAAAGAACAAGCTAAGCTAGACTCACATCTTAAAGAGCTATTTTCTGTTAAATGCAATAGAAGAGCATTCTTTATAACTACGCCTTTAGGAGTCCTGCTACAGCTTAGTGGAGTAATAGTTGTTACATTTTATGCTACGACGATATTTGATATAGCAGGATCTAGTATAGAACCGCATATAGCTACAATATTAATTGGATTGACGCAGTTTCTGTCCAGTGCTATTTGTCCAACATTTGTTGAACTTGGTGGGAGGAAAGTGTTGATGATGGTTTCTACAAGCATATGCAGTGTAAGCTTG GCTGCTTTTGGAGTATTTTTCTACTTGAGCTGGATAAGTCACCCAGTCGTGGACAGCATACGTTGGCTGCCTTTGTTATCACTGATTGTGTTTTTCATTGGACTTGACACAG GTTTTGGCATAATTCCCATGACTCTTCCAGGAGAGATGTTCAGTCCAAGCGTGCGAACGATAGGCACAATCATCGGCTTCCAAACTGCAATAGCATTCGGCCTTCTCCTGTCAGCCATCTTCCCATATATGCTGTACGATATGGGAGCTCATTATACCTTCTGGATCTTCTCATTCGTCTGCGCTTTCAGTTGTTTTTACACCGCCATGTTTGTCCCTGAAACTAAGGGGAAGTCCCTGTTTGAGATTCAGGAGATATTAAGTCggtaa